A genomic segment from Leptolyngbya boryana PCC 6306 encodes:
- a CDS encoding DUF2949 domain-containing protein: protein MAVLPPDTIQQSSEVALQQIDWIAPAESTEIELIDYLKDELAVSDDSIDLALRHCQQERGTLPMVLWRYGFVSIDQLNQIFDWMAR, encoded by the coding sequence ATGGCGGTTCTACCCCCCGACACCATTCAACAAAGTTCAGAGGTTGCACTCCAACAGATCGATTGGATAGCACCTGCTGAATCCACAGAGATTGAACTCATTGACTATCTAAAAGACGAATTGGCAGTTTCAGACGACTCGATCGACCTTGCTCTGCGTCACTGCCAACAAGAACGAGGCACGTTGCCAATGGTGCTTTGGCGCTACGGATTTGTCTCGATTGATCAGTTGAATCAGATTTTTGATTGGATGGCTCGCTAG
- a CDS encoding DUF3611 family protein: MARSDSSPTLREIANTFRFAGWFSFWFQLVLTVISGAILLFAAVSNRNPQGTNPTTGIGVVLTVCGILVLGFNMYWSLMKYVPIGRQLRSENPAARPKKAEAIQTIRIGLMASLVGTLLALLGAEAIVGLLFGKAVNQGFAGFVNVDPAKFIQPIDILVVQASINVILAQFAAISTSLWLLNKMSKQ; the protein is encoded by the coding sequence ATGGCAAGATCCGACTCTTCTCCGACCTTGAGAGAAATTGCAAACACATTTCGATTCGCGGGATGGTTTAGCTTTTGGTTTCAGTTAGTTTTAACTGTGATCTCTGGCGCAATTTTGTTATTTGCCGCCGTTTCAAATCGCAATCCTCAAGGAACGAATCCAACCACAGGGATTGGAGTTGTGCTGACCGTCTGTGGAATCTTGGTGCTGGGATTCAATATGTATTGGTCGTTAATGAAATATGTTCCGATTGGGCGGCAGCTCAGATCAGAGAATCCAGCAGCACGTCCGAAAAAGGCAGAGGCGATTCAGACGATTCGGATCGGACTGATGGCAAGTTTGGTGGGGACGTTGCTGGCGCTATTGGGGGCAGAAGCGATCGTCGGATTACTGTTTGGAAAAGCTGTGAATCAAGGATTTGCAGGGTTCGTGAACGTTGATCCAGCGAAGTTTATTCAACCGATCGATATTTTGGTGGTGCAAGCTAGTATTAACGTGATTTTGGCTCAGTTTGCTGCGATTTCGACATCGCTGTGGCTACTCAACAAAATGAGCAAGCAATAA
- a CDS encoding response regulator transcription factor, whose protein sequence is MVMAPAKILVVDDDPAIRNLVHRFLTKQNYQMESAEDGKSAMQVFEQFNPDLVILDVNLPDANGYSLCQEMQSRTNVFVLMLTSRTDEADKVRGFAQGADDYITKPFSLVELGGRVGAILKRQRIVTTAEQQCLTFGGLMIDPVRREVKLNEEIVPLTALEFDLLHFLAAHPGRVWRRAELIQEVWDYEYVGDQRVVDVHIGQIRKKIEIDTSQPALIQTVRGVGYKFESPAVVS, encoded by the coding sequence ATGGTCATGGCTCCAGCCAAGATACTCGTCGTTGATGATGATCCAGCGATTCGCAATTTGGTTCATCGTTTCTTGACTAAGCAAAATTATCAAATGGAATCTGCTGAAGATGGAAAGTCTGCGATGCAGGTGTTTGAGCAGTTTAATCCTGATTTGGTGATTTTAGATGTGAATTTACCGGATGCAAATGGCTACTCGCTGTGCCAAGAAATGCAGAGCCGGACAAATGTATTTGTCTTGATGCTGACAAGCCGCACGGATGAGGCGGACAAAGTTCGGGGCTTTGCTCAAGGTGCAGATGATTACATTACGAAGCCCTTCAGTTTGGTGGAATTAGGTGGACGAGTGGGGGCAATTCTCAAACGTCAGCGAATTGTGACCACCGCAGAACAGCAGTGTCTCACGTTTGGTGGATTAATGATTGATCCGGTTCGGCGTGAGGTCAAGTTGAATGAGGAAATTGTGCCGTTGACGGCATTAGAGTTTGATTTGTTGCATTTCCTCGCAGCACATCCCGGGCGAGTTTGGCGACGGGCTGAGTTGATTCAAGAAGTTTGGGATTATGAATATGTCGGTGACCAACGTGTGGTGGACGTGCATATCGGACAAATCCGCAAAAAGATTGAAATCGATACGAGTCAGCCTGCTTTGATTCAGACGGTGCGGGGCGTAGGTTATAAGTTTGAATCGCCTGCGGTGGTCAGTTAG
- a CDS encoding CPP1-like family protein, with the protein MSAQSPYEKLGVSEGATFEEIQTARTRLVEELAGDQRKISEIEAAYDSVLMERLRLRQEGKIKVPDRIRFPEKLATPAPVETPAPANQSAQWLKSLIDQPSARDIVIPGMTMAALGTLVYFSPTNAVLQMAMALATGSTLYFLYRKERKLGRSVLLGVVGLLLGFAIGGVAYTFLAPYLGALVLTNEVLISLVTFLVLWLVSSFTK; encoded by the coding sequence ATGAGCGCGCAAAGTCCCTATGAAAAGTTAGGCGTTTCCGAAGGTGCGACGTTTGAAGAGATTCAAACGGCACGAACTCGTTTGGTTGAAGAATTAGCTGGTGATCAGCGAAAAATTTCGGAAATTGAGGCAGCATATGATTCTGTGCTGATGGAACGACTACGGTTGCGGCAAGAAGGCAAGATCAAAGTGCCCGATCGAATTCGCTTCCCTGAAAAGTTGGCGACCCCGGCTCCTGTCGAAACGCCTGCACCTGCAAATCAGTCGGCTCAATGGTTGAAAAGTTTGATCGATCAGCCGAGTGCCAGAGATATTGTCATTCCTGGAATGACAATGGCAGCGCTAGGGACGTTAGTGTATTTCTCTCCAACGAATGCTGTCCTTCAGATGGCGATGGCGCTCGCAACAGGCAGCACGTTGTATTTTCTTTACCGTAAGGAGCGAAAATTAGGTCGCTCAGTTTTATTAGGCGTAGTTGGGTTGCTGTTGGGATTTGCGATCGGGGGCGTGGCTTACACATTTTTAGCACCTTATTTGGGTGCGTTGGTGCTGACGAATGAAGTTTTGATCAGTTTGGTGACTTTTCTGGTTTTATGGTTGGTCAGTAGCTTTACCAAATAA
- a CDS encoding DUF4129 domain-containing protein yields MAADQFQKSDISWQIQQFFRQAGEWLELRFAGLQPPGVPDMPNWSFPAWWWEAAFWLIIVGAGGWLLWQIYLWLRPLLEANQSQFGKFLDRRSTQPEKERSIAAWVRSAQEFQQQGNYREASRALYMAMLQRLSETKLIPTDQSRTDREYLRLVQLLPDSESYQMVLETHELLCFSNAPISAEMFERVQRAYGNIERATLDMAKMA; encoded by the coding sequence ATGGCGGCGGATCAATTTCAGAAAAGTGATATTAGTTGGCAAATTCAGCAATTTTTCCGGCAGGCGGGTGAATGGCTTGAGTTGAGGTTCGCTGGATTGCAACCGCCTGGGGTTCCCGATATGCCGAATTGGTCGTTTCCGGCTTGGTGGTGGGAAGCAGCATTTTGGCTGATCATTGTTGGCGCGGGGGGCTGGCTGTTGTGGCAAATTTATCTGTGGCTGCGTCCGCTGTTAGAAGCTAATCAATCGCAGTTCGGCAAATTTCTCGATCGCAGATCCACGCAACCCGAAAAAGAACGCTCGATCGCGGCTTGGGTCAGATCGGCTCAGGAATTTCAACAGCAGGGAAATTACCGAGAGGCTTCGCGTGCGCTCTATATGGCAATGTTGCAGCGGTTAAGTGAGACAAAATTGATTCCAACGGATCAAAGCCGCACAGATCGAGAATATTTGCGCTTGGTTCAGCTTCTACCAGACTCTGAGTCCTATCAGATGGTGTTAGAGACGCATGAGCTGCTTTGTTTCAGTAATGCGCCGATTTCTGCCGAAATGTTTGAGCGGGTTCAGCGAGCTTATGGCAACATTGAACGCGCGACCCTCGATATGGCAAAAATGGCGTGA
- a CDS encoding DUF4350 domain-containing protein, whose amino-acid sequence MKKLDRRWVFGLIAVAVLIVLTLFVAPRSNRLMSGSTFSRSPDGYGAWYAYMQRQGTPVQRWRKSTSEVDRSITGTGNTMIQIDPTQSRANDVENWVERGNTWIILGRELPATEAGFSTQHQSDQGTVKIETSRRLLKSGAMEILGDRFGSIVWEVKKGKGRVIFVVTPFIAANAYQDEPGNFPFFAQLATRYGQKIWVDEYLHGYQDKSEESGADQARNWGDYLMRTPLAVVLLQTGVVILVLIWAKNRRFGQPQPLESPKTNDSQAYTQALAGVLYKARRSEFVVDVVGREERLQIQRSLGIGGALLDREALMSAWVEQTGRTASELEPLFANRRLSETELRKWLTQVREIKQHLPR is encoded by the coding sequence ATGAAAAAACTCGATCGACGTTGGGTATTTGGGCTGATTGCAGTCGCGGTGCTGATTGTCCTCACGTTATTTGTTGCGCCCAGAAGCAATCGCTTGATGAGCGGTTCGACGTTTAGCCGTTCGCCGGATGGCTACGGGGCTTGGTACGCTTATATGCAGCGTCAAGGCACCCCTGTGCAACGCTGGCGCAAGAGTACTTCGGAAGTCGATCGCTCGATCACTGGAACGGGCAATACGATGATTCAGATCGATCCGACGCAATCGAGAGCAAACGACGTAGAAAACTGGGTAGAACGTGGAAATACTTGGATCATTCTGGGACGAGAGTTACCCGCAACCGAGGCAGGATTTTCGACACAGCATCAGAGCGATCAGGGGACAGTAAAAATTGAAACATCTCGGCGATTGCTGAAATCTGGTGCAATGGAGATTTTAGGCGATCGATTCGGCTCGATCGTGTGGGAAGTCAAGAAAGGAAAAGGACGCGTCATTTTCGTGGTAACGCCTTTCATTGCAGCCAATGCATATCAAGATGAGCCTGGAAATTTTCCATTTTTCGCTCAGCTTGCTACTCGATACGGGCAGAAGATTTGGGTTGATGAGTATCTTCATGGCTATCAGGACAAATCCGAAGAATCAGGAGCAGACCAAGCACGGAACTGGGGCGATTATTTGATGAGAACGCCACTCGCTGTGGTGTTGCTCCAGACAGGTGTAGTGATCTTGGTATTAATTTGGGCAAAGAATCGCCGATTTGGGCAACCGCAACCGTTGGAAAGTCCTAAGACAAATGATAGTCAGGCGTATACGCAGGCGCTAGCAGGCGTGCTGTACAAAGCGAGACGGAGCGAGTTTGTGGTGGATGTTGTCGGGCGAGAGGAGCGGTTGCAGATTCAGCGATCGTTAGGCATCGGGGGAGCGTTGCTCGATCGAGAAGCGCTGATGAGCGCCTGGGTCGAACAAACGGGTCGGACTGCTTCAGAATTGGAGCCGCTTTTTGCGAATCGGCGCTTGAGTGAGACAGAGTTACGCAAATGGTTAACTCAAGTTCGCGAAATTAAACAGCATCTTCCAAGGTGA